Proteins from one Oryza sativa Japonica Group chromosome 12, ASM3414082v1 genomic window:
- the LOC4352073 gene encoding uncharacterized protein, with amino-acid sequence MEKGRRRHIPAFGEWNQQCEELPITQYFDSAMEQGLVVTAGHYYHATAGELLFKVAGSPPPQKPPKKVRSTKNGMENQAARRRDGPSVVVDGGVVVHGSRRPRVVRAVDEDLYKVPSELLRKKAKGRKHVRSLWMGCVGLNCVA; translated from the exons ATGGAG aaggggaggaggcggcacaTCCCGGCATTCGGTGAGTGGAACCAGCAATGCGAGGAGCTGCCAATCACGCAGTACTTCGATTCGGCGATGGAACAAGGCCTCGTCGTCACGGCCGGACACTACTACCACGCCACTGCCGGCGAGTTGCTCTTCAAGGTCGCCGGCTCACCGCCTCCCCAGAAGCCACCCAAGAAA GTGAGGAGCACAAAGAATGGGATGGAGAAccaggcggcgaggaggagggatgGGCCATCTGTTGTTGTTGATGGTGGGGTAGTTGTCCATGGATCGAGGAGGCCTAGGGTTGTTAGGGCAGTTGACGAGGACTTGTACAAAGTCCCCTCTGAACTCCTCCGCAAGAAGGCAAAAGGG AGGAAGCATGTGAGAAGCTTGTGGATGGGCTGTGTAGGACTCAATTGCGTCGCCTGA